The following coding sequences lie in one Hydrogenophaga sp. PBL-H3 genomic window:
- a CDS encoding NAD(P)/FAD-dependent oxidoreductase → MKRRQFVQSIGAGSALAGMGLMSGCATTSSSAKVVVVGGGFGGATAAKYVRMFSNNSIDVTLIEPNAAFVSCPMSNLVVGGHSTLAEITTPYSNLSQRHGVKVVRDMVDSIDPVKRTVKLASGGELPYDRLILSPGIDFMPTLPGMAKAGAAEKVLHAWKAGPQTTALRQQLEALPDGGTYAISIPLAPYRCPPGPYERACMVASYFKTAKPKSKVVIFDANDDITSKKGLFMKAWADHYAGLIEYRPKHKLVDVDAATNTLKFEFNDDFKAGVANVLPDMRAGNIAVKTGLATANARWCEVDFLTFESKAQKNIHVLGDSIQIAPAMPKSGHMANAHGKTCAAAVVSLLQGQEPPANPLYANTCYSFVTAKDVVHVASVHKYDAEKKTMVAVPGAGGLSSAASELEGAYAKAWARNIWADSLA, encoded by the coding sequence ATGAAACGTCGTCAATTCGTACAAAGCATCGGCGCGGGTTCCGCACTGGCCGGCATGGGCCTCATGAGCGGCTGCGCCACAACATCCAGCAGCGCCAAGGTGGTGGTGGTCGGGGGTGGCTTCGGTGGCGCCACCGCCGCCAAATACGTGCGCATGTTCTCCAACAACAGCATCGACGTGACGCTGATCGAACCCAATGCGGCGTTTGTCTCGTGCCCCATGTCCAATCTGGTGGTGGGCGGTCACTCCACCTTGGCCGAGATCACCACGCCTTACAGCAACCTCAGCCAGCGCCACGGCGTGAAGGTGGTGCGCGACATGGTCGACAGCATCGACCCGGTGAAGCGCACAGTGAAGCTGGCCAGCGGGGGCGAACTGCCCTACGACCGCCTGATCCTCTCGCCCGGCATCGACTTCATGCCCACCCTGCCCGGCATGGCCAAAGCCGGCGCGGCCGAGAAGGTGCTGCACGCCTGGAAAGCAGGCCCGCAGACCACCGCCCTGCGCCAGCAGCTCGAAGCCCTGCCCGACGGCGGCACCTACGCCATCAGCATCCCGCTGGCGCCCTACCGCTGCCCTCCCGGCCCCTACGAGCGCGCGTGCATGGTGGCGAGCTACTTCAAGACCGCCAAGCCCAAGAGCAAGGTCGTGATCTTCGACGCCAACGACGACATCACCTCCAAGAAGGGCCTGTTCATGAAGGCCTGGGCCGACCACTACGCCGGCCTGATCGAATACCGGCCCAAGCACAAGCTGGTGGATGTGGACGCCGCCACCAACACCTTGAAGTTCGAGTTCAACGACGACTTCAAGGCCGGCGTGGCCAACGTGCTGCCCGACATGCGCGCAGGAAACATCGCGGTGAAGACCGGCCTGGCCACGGCCAACGCACGCTGGTGCGAGGTGGACTTCCTGACCTTCGAATCCAAGGCGCAGAAGAACATCCACGTGCTGGGTGATTCGATCCAGATCGCCCCGGCCATGCCCAAGTCGGGCCACATGGCCAACGCACACGGCAAGACCTGTGCTGCCGCCGTGGTCTCGCTGCTGCAAGGCCAGGAGCCCCCAGCCAACCCGCTCTACGCCAACACCTGCTACAGCTTCGTGACCGCCAAGGACGTGGTGCACGTGGCCAGCGTGCACAAATACGACGCCGAGAAAAAGACCATGGTGGCGGTGCCGGGTGCGGGCGGTTTGTCGAGCGCGGCGAGCGAGCTCGAAGGCGCTTACGCCAAGGCCTGGGCGCGCAACATCTGGGCGGATTCACTGGCTTGA
- a CDS encoding formylglycine-generating enzyme family protein yields MALLAGCATPPSAIDSLGISFVQVPAGEFSMGSDESVQALAEAYPALERSRFEGLTDEAPVHRVRITKAFEMSRHEITVGQFRRFLQRSGHVPESVADGSGGYGYNPAYDPATSSRGDAFEGRSPRYSWQNPGFAQGDDHPVVNVTWNDAVALTRWLSLQEGRTYRLPTEAEWEYACRAGGTGRYQHGNDPAGLLRVGNTFDQDSAVNWPAWRDRALPGRDGHAFTAPVGSHAANALGLFDMHGNVWEWVSDWYGEDYYARSSRDDPPGPADGSVKVRRGGSWHTWSLYARCSYRNWNSVQTRYTLVGIRLVRELAP; encoded by the coding sequence ATGGCGCTCCTCGCTGGTTGTGCCACACCGCCGTCTGCCATCGACTCGTTGGGCATTTCGTTCGTGCAAGTGCCCGCGGGCGAGTTTTCGATGGGCAGCGACGAGTCGGTGCAGGCGCTGGCAGAGGCCTATCCGGCGCTTGAGCGCTCCCGCTTCGAAGGCTTGACGGACGAAGCGCCGGTGCACCGCGTTCGCATCACGAAGGCTTTTGAAATGAGCCGGCACGAGATCACGGTGGGCCAGTTTCGGCGCTTCCTCCAGCGCTCTGGCCATGTGCCGGAATCGGTGGCAGATGGCAGCGGCGGCTATGGCTACAACCCTGCCTACGACCCCGCCACCAGCAGCCGGGGTGACGCGTTCGAGGGCCGATCGCCCAGGTATTCATGGCAGAACCCGGGCTTTGCGCAAGGGGATGATCACCCTGTTGTCAATGTCACGTGGAACGACGCGGTCGCGCTGACCCGCTGGCTGTCCCTCCAGGAAGGCCGCACCTACCGCCTGCCCACCGAGGCCGAGTGGGAGTACGCGTGCCGCGCGGGCGGCACGGGCCGTTACCAGCACGGCAATGACCCCGCCGGCTTGCTCCGGGTGGGCAACACGTTCGACCAGGACAGCGCGGTGAACTGGCCGGCCTGGCGCGACCGTGCGCTGCCTGGCCGTGATGGACACGCATTCACCGCACCCGTGGGCTCACACGCAGCGAACGCCTTGGGTCTCTTCGACATGCATGGCAATGTCTGGGAGTGGGTGTCGGACTGGTATGGAGAGGACTACTACGCGCGCTCTTCCAGAGACGACCCGCCGGGTCCGGCGGATGGGTCCGTGAAAGTGCGCCGGGGGGGCTCATGGCACACGTGGTCTTTGTATGCGCGGTGTTCGTACCGAAACTGGAACTCGGTTCAAACGCGTTACACCCTCGTGGGCATCCGCTTGGTCCGCGAGCTTGCGCCGTGA
- the fba gene encoding class II fructose-bisphosphate aldolase (catalyzes the reversible aldol condensation of dihydroxyacetonephosphate and glyceraldehyde 3-phosphate in the Calvin cycle, glycolysis, and/or gluconeogenesis): MALIALRQLLDHAAEHHYGVPAFNVNNLEQIQAIMQAADASNAPVILQASAGARKYAGEPFLRKMVEAAIEMYPHIPIVMHQDHGATPAVCQQSIRSGFSSVMMDGSLMEDAKTPASYDYNVSVTREVVKFSHAVGVSVEGELGCLGSLETGEAGEEDGVGAEGQLTHDQMLTDPQQAKDFVAQTGVDALAIAIGTSHGAYKFTRPPTGDILAMDRIVAIHQAIPNTHLVMHGSSSVPQEWLAIIREHGGDIKETYGVPVEEIVRGIKSGVRKVNIDTDIRLAMTGAMRRTMAKNPGEFDPRKFFKDATVAAKDICQARFQAFGCAGMAGKIVPLPLEKMIARYA, from the coding sequence ATGGCCCTCATTGCGCTTCGCCAACTGCTCGACCACGCCGCCGAACACCACTACGGCGTGCCTGCGTTCAACGTGAACAACCTGGAGCAGATCCAGGCCATCATGCAGGCGGCCGACGCGAGCAATGCGCCGGTGATCCTGCAGGCCAGCGCCGGGGCACGCAAGTACGCGGGTGAGCCGTTTCTGCGCAAGATGGTGGAGGCCGCTATCGAGATGTACCCGCACATCCCTATCGTGATGCACCAGGACCACGGCGCCACACCGGCCGTGTGCCAGCAGTCCATCCGCAGCGGCTTCAGCAGCGTGATGATGGACGGCTCGCTGATGGAGGACGCCAAGACCCCCGCGAGCTACGACTACAACGTGTCCGTGACGCGCGAGGTGGTGAAGTTCTCGCACGCGGTGGGCGTGTCGGTGGAAGGCGAACTGGGTTGCCTGGGTTCGCTGGAAACCGGCGAGGCCGGTGAAGAAGACGGCGTGGGCGCCGAGGGCCAGCTCACCCACGACCAGATGCTGACCGACCCGCAGCAGGCCAAGGACTTCGTGGCGCAGACCGGCGTGGACGCGCTCGCCATTGCCATCGGCACCAGCCACGGCGCCTACAAATTCACCCGCCCACCCACCGGGGACATCCTGGCCATGGACCGCATCGTTGCGATCCACCAGGCCATCCCCAACACGCACCTGGTGATGCACGGATCGAGCAGCGTACCGCAGGAGTGGCTGGCCATCATTCGCGAACACGGTGGCGACATCAAGGAAACCTACGGCGTGCCGGTGGAAGAAATCGTGCGTGGCATCAAAAGCGGCGTTCGCAAGGTCAACATCGACACCGACATCCGCCTGGCCATGACCGGCGCCATGCGCCGCACCATGGCGAAGAACCCGGGTGAGTTCGACCCGCGCAAGTTCTTCAAGGACGCGACCGTGGCCGCCAAAGACATCTGTCAGGCCCGCTTCCAGGCCTTCGGCTGCGCCGGCATGGCCGGTAAGATCGTGCCGCTGCCGCTGGAGAAAATGATTGCGCGGTACGCATGA
- a CDS encoding phosphoglycolate phosphatase: MNQYDLILFDLDGTLIETAPEIADAVNDTLVQFGLHAVTQTQVNDWIGHGTRELLISALADRRHTTTDVVRHSADFPTIEAAFGGHYQQRCGTRSHLYPQVRETLQVLKDAGVKLAVVTNKEGRYTQTVLDAHQLAPMFHRVISGDTLMVKKPNPAAVHDCLQRFGVKAERALFVGDSSIDVATARNAGVSVWALPYGYNMGEPIEACNPDRVIADFSALLN, from the coding sequence ATGAACCAATACGACCTCATCCTCTTCGACCTCGACGGCACGCTGATCGAAACCGCGCCCGAGATCGCCGACGCGGTCAACGACACGCTGGTGCAGTTCGGCCTGCACGCCGTGACGCAAACCCAGGTGAACGACTGGATCGGTCACGGCACGCGCGAGCTGCTCATTTCGGCCTTGGCCGACCGGCGCCACACCACCACCGACGTGGTGCGCCACAGCGCCGACTTCCCCACCATCGAGGCCGCGTTTGGCGGTCATTACCAGCAGCGCTGCGGCACGCGCAGCCACCTCTACCCGCAGGTGCGAGAGACCTTGCAGGTGTTGAAAGACGCGGGTGTGAAGCTCGCCGTGGTGACCAACAAGGAAGGCCGTTACACCCAGACCGTGCTGGACGCGCACCAGCTCGCGCCGATGTTTCACCGCGTGATCAGCGGCGACACCTTGATGGTGAAAAAACCCAACCCCGCTGCCGTGCACGACTGCCTGCAACGCTTCGGCGTGAAGGCCGAACGCGCGCTGTTTGTGGGCGATTCGTCCATCGACGTGGCCACGGCGCGCAACGCCGGCGTGAGCGTGTGGGCGCTGCCCTATGGCTACAACATGGGCGAGCCCATCGAGGCCTGCAACCCGGACCGCGTGATCGCCGATTTTTCCGCTTTGCTGAACTGA
- the tkt gene encoding transketolase, with the protein MKNPSPELARQMANAIRMLAVDAVERAKSGHPGAPMGMADIAEVLWNRHLRHNPANPHWPDRDRFVLSNGHGSMLIYALLHLTGYDLPMSEIKAFRQLHSKTAGHPEVGVTPGVETTTGPLGQGIGNAVGMALAEKQLASEFNRPGHAVVDHLTYAFLGDGCLMEGISHEACSLAGTLRLSKLIAFYDDNGISIDGHVQGWFTDDTPQRFEACGWYVIPKVNGHDPTAVELALIAAQEQARRPDGKPTLICCQTVIGQGSPNKAGTHDVHGAALGAAEVQATRDALGWTAPPFEVPTDVALAWHAVDRGQAMEAEWQRRFEAYRAEYPNEAAEFERRMAGELHASFAPALAQVFEGVAAKLDAVATRKASQNALDALNTLVPEFFGGSADLTGSNLTNFKGCVKAGRDRWGNHLSYGVREFGMAAVMNGMALHGGHIPYGGTFLTFSDYSRNAIRMAALMKLRVIHVFTHDSIGLGEDGPTHQSVEHVPSLRIIPQLDVWRPADGLETAVAWASAIERRDGPSALCLSRQNLPRLTEVAMVEKIRQGGYVLAEGANPRAVIVATGSETSLAMEAHHALAAEGINTRVVSMPCTNVFDRQPRSYQDSVLPLDLPTVAVEAAHPDFWRKYVGRSGAVVGIASFGESAPAKALYAHFGITTERVCEEVRRLLA; encoded by the coding sequence ATGAAGAACCCGTCGCCCGAACTCGCCCGCCAGATGGCCAACGCGATCCGCATGCTCGCGGTGGACGCGGTGGAACGGGCCAAGAGCGGCCACCCCGGTGCGCCCATGGGCATGGCCGACATCGCCGAGGTGCTGTGGAACCGCCACCTGCGCCACAACCCCGCCAACCCCCACTGGCCCGACCGCGACCGTTTCGTGCTCTCCAACGGCCACGGATCCATGCTGATCTACGCGCTGCTGCATCTCACCGGCTACGACCTGCCGATGAGCGAGATCAAGGCCTTCCGCCAGCTGCACAGCAAGACCGCCGGCCACCCCGAGGTGGGTGTGACACCAGGTGTGGAAACCACCACCGGCCCGCTGGGCCAGGGCATCGGCAACGCGGTGGGCATGGCGCTGGCCGAGAAACAACTGGCCAGCGAATTCAACCGGCCAGGACACGCCGTGGTGGACCACCTCACCTACGCGTTTCTCGGCGACGGTTGTCTGATGGAAGGCATCAGCCACGAGGCGTGTTCGTTGGCGGGCACCCTGCGCCTGTCCAAGCTGATCGCCTTCTACGACGACAACGGCATCTCCATCGACGGCCATGTGCAAGGCTGGTTCACCGACGACACGCCGCAGCGCTTCGAGGCCTGCGGCTGGTACGTGATCCCGAAGGTGAATGGCCACGACCCGACAGCGGTGGAGCTCGCGCTCATTGCGGCCCAAGAGCAGGCGCGCCGCCCCGACGGCAAACCCACGCTGATCTGCTGCCAGACCGTGATCGGCCAGGGCTCGCCCAACAAGGCCGGCACGCACGATGTGCACGGCGCTGCGCTGGGAGCGGCCGAGGTGCAGGCCACGCGCGACGCATTGGGCTGGACCGCACCGCCGTTCGAGGTGCCCACCGACGTGGCGCTGGCCTGGCACGCGGTGGACCGCGGGCAGGCGATGGAAGCCGAGTGGCAGCGTCGTTTTGAAGCCTACCGCGCCGAGTACCCGAACGAGGCGGCCGAGTTCGAACGCCGCATGGCCGGCGAGCTGCACGCCAGCTTTGCGCCCGCGCTGGCCCAGGTGTTTGAAGGCGTGGCCGCCAAGCTGGATGCGGTGGCCACGCGCAAGGCGAGCCAGAACGCACTGGACGCGCTCAACACCCTGGTGCCCGAGTTCTTTGGTGGCAGCGCCGACCTCACCGGCTCCAACCTCACCAACTTCAAGGGCTGCGTGAAAGCCGGGCGCGACCGCTGGGGCAACCACCTGAGCTACGGCGTGCGCGAATTCGGCATGGCCGCTGTCATGAACGGCATGGCGCTGCACGGCGGCCACATTCCGTACGGCGGCACCTTCCTCACCTTCAGCGACTACAGCCGCAACGCCATCCGCATGGCCGCACTCATGAAGCTGCGCGTCATTCACGTGTTCACGCACGACAGCATCGGTCTGGGTGAAGACGGGCCCACCCACCAGTCGGTGGAGCACGTGCCCAGCCTGCGCATCATTCCGCAGCTCGATGTGTGGCGCCCGGCCGACGGGCTGGAGACCGCCGTGGCCTGGGCCAGCGCCATCGAGCGGCGGGACGGCCCGAGCGCGCTGTGCCTTTCGCGCCAGAATCTGCCGCGCCTGACCGAGGTGGCCATGGTGGAGAAGATCCGCCAGGGCGGCTACGTGCTGGCCGAGGGCGCGAACCCACGGGCCGTCATCGTGGCCACCGGCTCCGAAACGTCGCTCGCCATGGAAGCGCACCACGCGCTCGCCGCCGAGGGCATCAACACCCGCGTGGTCTCCATGCCCTGCACCAACGTGTTCGACCGGCAACCGCGCAGCTACCAGGACAGCGTGTTGCCGCTGGACCTGCCCACGGTGGCGGTGGAAGCAGCGCACCCCGATTTCTGGCGCAAGTACGTGGGCCGCAGCGGCGCGGTGGTGGGCATCGCCAGCTTCGGTGAATCGGCGCCTGCCAAGGCGCTGTACGCGCACTTCGGCATCACCACCGAGCGGGTGTGTGAAGAAGTGCGACGGCTTTTGGCATGA
- a CDS encoding phosphoribulokinase, giving the protein MSERHPIIAITGSSGAGTSTVTRTFQNIFRREGVSAAIIEGDSYHRFDRKEMKLKMAEAEQAGNLNFSHFGAEANLFDEIESLFKTYSATGAGKSRKYLHNTEEAAPYQQEPGTFTAWETLPEKTDMLFYEGLHGAVVTPEVDVAQYPDLLVGVVPVINLEWIQKLWRDKNMRGYSADAVTDTILRRMPDYVNYICPQFQHTHVNFQRVPIVDTSNPFISRDVPTADESMVVIRFAKPKGIDFQYLLNMINGSMMSRANTIVVPGGKMELAMQLIFTPFIWRMVERKKRAMGLV; this is encoded by the coding sequence ATGTCAGAGCGTCACCCCATCATCGCGATCACAGGCTCCAGCGGCGCCGGAACCTCCACCGTCACACGCACCTTCCAGAACATCTTCCGCCGCGAAGGGGTGAGCGCCGCCATCATCGAAGGCGACAGCTACCACCGCTTTGATCGCAAGGAGATGAAGCTCAAGATGGCCGAGGCCGAGCAAGCCGGCAACCTGAACTTCAGCCACTTCGGTGCCGAGGCCAATTTGTTCGACGAGATCGAAAGCCTGTTCAAGACCTACAGCGCCACCGGCGCCGGCAAGAGCCGCAAGTACCTGCACAACACCGAGGAAGCCGCGCCCTACCAGCAGGAGCCGGGCACCTTCACCGCCTGGGAAACGCTGCCCGAGAAAACCGACATGCTGTTCTACGAAGGCCTGCACGGCGCGGTGGTCACGCCCGAGGTGGACGTGGCGCAATACCCCGACCTGCTGGTGGGTGTGGTGCCGGTGATCAACCTCGAATGGATCCAGAAACTCTGGCGCGACAAGAACATGCGCGGCTACAGCGCCGACGCGGTGACCGACACGATATTGCGCCGCATGCCCGACTATGTGAACTACATCTGCCCGCAGTTCCAGCACACGCACGTGAACTTCCAGCGCGTGCCCATCGTGGACACCAGCAACCCCTTCATCTCGCGCGACGTGCCCACCGCCGACGAGAGCATGGTGGTGATCCGTTTCGCCAAGCCCAAGGGCATCGACTTCCAATACCTGCTCAACATGATCAACGGCTCCATGATGAGCCGCGCCAACACCATCGTGGTGCCCGGCGGCAAGATGGAACTGGCGATGCAGCTGATCTTCACGCCCTTCATCTGGCGCATGGTGGAGCGCAAGAAGAGAGCCATGGGACTGGTCTGA
- a CDS encoding class 1 fructose-bisphosphatase, with protein sequence MPLSRRSTLTQFLIEERRRFPAASGDFNALILDVALACKAIARSVAFGALGDMLGNHGGGDSVNVQGETQKKLDVISNDMFIRANEWGGHLAGMASEEMEQPYPIPPEYPRGKYLLVFDPLDGSSNIDVNVSVGSIFSVLRAPQAVVDEDRALTVDDFLQPGTQQVAAGYALYGPTTMLMLTVGSGVHGFTLDPNLGEFKLTHPHIRIPDDTHEFAINASNSRFWEAPVKRYVDECLAGKTGPRGKDFNMRWIASMVAEAHRILMRGGVFLYPRDTKDTSKPGRLRLLYEANPVGMLMEQAGGRASTGREPMLGVQPTELHQRIGLVFGSKREVERIERYHAEPQTFKGDSNPLFAERSLFRD encoded by the coding sequence ATGCCCTTGTCCAGACGCTCCACCCTGACCCAGTTCCTGATCGAGGAGCGACGCCGTTTCCCCGCCGCCAGTGGCGATTTCAACGCGCTGATCCTTGACGTGGCGCTGGCCTGCAAGGCGATCGCGCGCAGCGTGGCCTTCGGCGCGCTGGGCGACATGCTGGGCAACCACGGCGGGGGCGACAGCGTCAACGTGCAGGGCGAGACACAGAAGAAGCTCGACGTGATCAGCAACGACATGTTCATCCGCGCCAACGAGTGGGGCGGGCACCTCGCGGGCATGGCGTCGGAAGAGATGGAGCAGCCGTATCCGATCCCGCCCGAGTACCCGCGCGGCAAATACCTGCTGGTGTTCGATCCGCTCGATGGTTCGAGCAACATCGACGTGAACGTGTCGGTGGGCAGCATCTTCAGTGTGTTGCGCGCGCCGCAGGCCGTGGTGGACGAAGACCGCGCGTTGACGGTTGACGACTTCCTGCAACCCGGCACGCAGCAAGTGGCTGCGGGCTACGCGCTTTATGGCCCCACCACCATGCTCATGCTCACTGTGGGCAGTGGCGTGCATGGCTTCACCCTCGACCCCAACCTCGGCGAATTCAAGCTCACGCACCCGCACATCCGCATTCCGGACGACACGCACGAGTTCGCCATCAACGCGTCGAACAGCCGTTTCTGGGAGGCGCCCGTCAAACGCTACGTGGACGAATGCCTGGCCGGCAAAACCGGGCCACGTGGCAAGGACTTCAACATGCGCTGGATCGCCAGCATGGTGGCGGAGGCTCACCGCATCCTCATGCGTGGCGGTGTGTTCCTCTACCCGCGCGACACCAAGGACACCAGCAAGCCCGGCCGCCTGCGCCTGCTGTACGAAGCCAACCCGGTGGGCATGCTGATGGAACAAGCCGGCGGACGCGCCAGCACCGGGCGCGAGCCCATGCTGGGCGTGCAGCCCACCGAGTTGCACCAGCGCATTGGCCTCGTCTTCGGCTCGAAGCGCGAAGTCGAGCGCATTGAGCGCTACCACGCCGAACCGCAGACCTTCAAGGGCGACAGCAACCCGCTGTTCGCCGAGCGCTCCCTGTTCCGCGACTGA
- a CDS encoding HAD-IA family hydrolase, with the protein MLKALIFDVDGTLADTESVHLAAFNHAFTQEGLDWHWDTALYTRLLEISGGKERMAHHWRTVNAGMKEVSAGAVQATIARLHEIKTAYYENAVNNGAVQLRPGVLALMNEALHQGLGLAIATTTSPVNIAALLRAAVGADWRSHFLAVGDASSSPVKKPHPQVYLQVLGDMGLPASRCLAFEDSANGLRSATAAGLGTVITPNSFTAHHDFSGALRVVPDLGAVGLAQLREWHAQGSASKA; encoded by the coding sequence ATGCTCAAAGCCCTGATTTTTGATGTCGACGGTACCCTGGCAGACACGGAAAGCGTGCACCTGGCGGCCTTCAACCACGCATTCACCCAGGAGGGCCTGGACTGGCATTGGGACACCGCGCTCTACACCCGGTTGCTGGAAATTTCGGGTGGCAAGGAGCGCATGGCGCACCACTGGCGCACGGTGAACGCCGGCATGAAAGAGGTGAGTGCAGGGGCCGTGCAGGCCACCATCGCCCGCCTGCACGAGATCAAGACGGCGTATTACGAGAACGCCGTGAACAACGGCGCGGTGCAGCTGCGTCCCGGTGTGCTGGCGCTGATGAACGAGGCCCTTCACCAGGGTTTGGGCCTGGCGATCGCCACCACCACTTCGCCGGTCAACATCGCAGCCCTGCTGCGCGCAGCCGTGGGGGCCGACTGGCGCAGCCATTTCCTGGCGGTGGGTGATGCGTCGTCGTCGCCGGTCAAAAAACCGCATCCGCAGGTGTACCTGCAGGTGCTGGGCGACATGGGCCTTCCGGCCTCGCGCTGCCTGGCGTTCGAGGATTCGGCCAACGGCTTGCGCTCGGCCACGGCCGCCGGGCTTGGCACCGTCATCACGCCCAACAGTTTCACAGCCCATCACGATTTCAGCGGCGCGCTGCGCGTCGTGCCCGACCTCGGGGCGGTCGGGCTGGCGCAATTGCGCGAATGGCATGCCCAGGGCAGCGCCAGCAAGGCCTGA
- a CDS encoding LysR family transcriptional regulator — protein sequence MKNATFRQLRVFNEVARHLSFARAAEVLHLTPPAVTMQIKELEGHVGLPLFDRRGRVVSLTTAGEYMLVYARKVLATLKDAEDAAARLQRLEVGTLTIGMVSTAKYFLPRLLAEFQRDHAGIEIKLAVGNREQLVKMLHGNEVDIAIMGRPPNELATRAEPFAAHPHVFVAPTDHPLLKVGHPTVDSLKPYGFILRERGSGTRAALEQFLERTHTQPRVVMEMSSNETIKQAVMAGMGISFLSLHTIGLELEHQLIAVLDVEGSPVVRGWNVVHTLSKLLSPAAESFRYFMLERAERFLADEYGRFMRLTPAG from the coding sequence ATGAAGAACGCCACCTTCCGCCAGCTGCGCGTGTTCAACGAAGTCGCGCGTCACCTCAGTTTTGCCCGCGCCGCCGAGGTCCTGCACCTCACGCCGCCGGCCGTGACCATGCAGATCAAGGAGCTGGAAGGGCACGTGGGTCTGCCCCTCTTTGACCGGCGCGGTCGCGTGGTGTCGCTGACCACGGCGGGCGAGTACATGCTGGTCTACGCACGCAAGGTTCTGGCCACGCTCAAGGATGCCGAGGACGCCGCTGCACGCCTGCAGCGCCTGGAGGTGGGCACGCTGACCATCGGCATGGTGAGCACGGCCAAGTACTTCCTGCCACGCCTGCTGGCGGAGTTCCAGCGCGACCATGCGGGCATCGAAATCAAGCTGGCGGTGGGCAACCGCGAGCAACTGGTGAAGATGTTGCACGGCAACGAGGTGGACATCGCCATCATGGGCCGCCCACCCAACGAACTGGCCACGCGTGCCGAGCCCTTTGCCGCGCACCCCCATGTGTTCGTTGCACCCACCGACCACCCGCTGCTCAAGGTCGGCCACCCCACGGTGGATTCGCTCAAGCCTTACGGCTTCATCCTGCGCGAGCGCGGTTCGGGCACACGCGCGGCCCTCGAACAATTTCTTGAGCGCACGCACACGCAGCCGCGTGTGGTGATGGAGATGTCCAGCAACGAGACCATCAAGCAGGCGGTGATGGCCGGCATGGGCATCAGCTTCCTGTCGCTGCACACCATCGGCCTGGAGCTGGAACACCAGCTGATTGCGGTGCTCGATGTGGAAGGCAGCCCGGTGGTGCGGGGCTGGAACGTGGTGCACACGCTCTCCAAACTGCTGTCGCCCGCGGCCGAGTCTTTCCGCTACTTCATGCTGGAGCGCGCCGAGCGTTTTCTGGCCGACGAGTACGGTCGGTTCATGCGGTTGACGCCGGCCGGGTAG